A portion of the Chryseobacterium tructae genome contains these proteins:
- a CDS encoding cupin domain-containing protein: MNKIPRRIVTGIKDGKSIIIEDQQVENAIEHFPGLIISDIWNTQTTPASLDFETRIPNTGFPQTPKNGTYFRYVVVPPDKDLGVEFKKGEPHPMMHQTPTLDYIIILSGELYLIMEEGETLLKPGDIVIQRGTNHAWSNRSDQPCIQLAVLIDAKD; this comes from the coding sequence ATGAACAAAATACCAAGACGAATCGTAACCGGAATCAAAGATGGAAAATCCATCATCATAGAAGATCAACAGGTTGAAAATGCCATAGAACATTTCCCAGGATTGATTATTTCAGATATATGGAATACTCAAACTACCCCTGCCAGCCTTGATTTTGAAACCAGAATTCCCAATACCGGATTTCCACAAACACCCAAAAACGGAACCTACTTCCGATATGTAGTTGTCCCACCAGATAAAGATTTAGGAGTTGAATTCAAAAAAGGAGAACCTCATCCGATGATGCATCAGACACCAACACTAGACTATATCATCATTCTTTCCGGTGAACTTTATTTGATTATGGAAGAAGGAGAAACACTCCTGAAACCAGGAGATATTGTGATCCAAAGAGGAACTAATCATGCCTGGAGCAATAGATCTGATCAACCATGTATACAATTGGCTGTTTTAATAGATGCTAAAGATTAA
- a CDS encoding NADP-dependent oxidoreductase translates to MKAIILNKNFKLEDGFTEKPQPKAHEVLIQIKASGFNPIDYQMLENELEQKLISSPILGRELSGIVVEKGADVTQFNIGDEVFCGSGSMGSNGTYAEYISVPEVIVALKPKNISFEQAASIPSAGLTSLQIFKRLNLQPEQTILITGAAGGVGSFLIKILLAHYKHNFVATVGSEENKQMLLKLGVKDHQIVNYKEENLAENILKANHHQPFDIGIDLVGNYMAEVTAEVLKINGTYVDVTALITKEAHEHLFNKGTVIMNISNYAYSMIKKYDYYKKSLEEITKLIENGSMIPSQYKVIGNLSLETVLQAHSMLKNNQTQGHKLIMKNS, encoded by the coding sequence ATGAAAGCAATTATTTTAAATAAAAACTTTAAGCTTGAAGATGGTTTTACTGAAAAACCTCAGCCTAAAGCTCATGAAGTTCTGATTCAGATTAAAGCCAGTGGTTTTAATCCTATTGATTATCAGATGCTGGAAAATGAACTGGAACAGAAATTAATCAGTTCGCCAATATTAGGAAGAGAACTCTCCGGAATTGTTGTAGAAAAAGGAGCTGATGTCACTCAGTTCAATATCGGAGACGAAGTATTCTGTGGCAGCGGATCTATGGGAAGTAATGGAACTTATGCTGAATATATTTCAGTTCCGGAAGTTATTGTTGCGCTCAAACCAAAAAATATTTCCTTTGAACAGGCAGCTTCTATTCCATCAGCAGGATTAACGTCTCTGCAAATTTTTAAAAGATTGAATTTACAGCCGGAACAAACAATTCTCATCACCGGAGCAGCCGGAGGAGTCGGTTCATTTTTAATCAAAATTCTATTGGCTCATTATAAGCACAACTTCGTAGCAACTGTAGGCAGCGAGGAAAATAAGCAGATGCTTCTCAAACTGGGAGTAAAAGACCATCAGATTGTCAATTATAAAGAAGAAAACCTTGCAGAGAACATTCTAAAAGCCAACCATCATCAACCATTCGATATTGGAATTGATCTGGTTGGAAATTATATGGCAGAAGTGACTGCTGAAGTATTAAAAATCAACGGAACTTATGTAGATGTAACAGCACTTATTACCAAAGAAGCCCATGAACATCTCTTCAACAAAGGAACTGTGATTATGAATATCTCCAATTACGCTTACAGCATGATCAAGAAATACGATTACTATAAAAAAAGTCTGGAAGAAATTACAAAACTTATTGAAAACGGTTCAATGATTCCATCACAATATAAAGTAATAGGTAATCTTTCTCTTGAAACGGTTCTTCAAGCACATTCTATGCTTAAAAATAATCAAACCCAGGGTCATAAACTGATCATGAAAAATTCATAA